A part of Solicola gregarius genomic DNA contains:
- the tyrS gene encoding tyrosine--tRNA ligase, with product MTHVLDDLDARGLIAHSTERDALRTELSGGSIAFYVGFDPSAPSLHIGNLLQLLTARRLQLAGHRPLILVGGSTGLIGDPKETGERVMNPKEVVAEWVQRIRDQVSRYVDLDGEHAATVVNNLDWTQEINVLDFLRDVGKHFPVNRMLDRQVVSTRVESGISYTEFSYVLLQSLDYLELHRRYGCVLQTGGSDQWGNITAGVELVRRADGDRVHAMATPLITKADGTKFGKTESGTVWIDPELTSPYAFYQSWIQAEDVKVGEYLKQFTFLGVDEVDALMTEHSERPGARAAQRRLASEVTRIVHGDAETDAAEQASAALFGRGELAALPESTLRAALSEAGLVPMAADDTVLDALVRTELVESLSAGRRAVRDGGAYVNNERVTDPDLPLAKAGLLHERYGVLRKGKRSVAGVEAH from the coding sequence GTGACACACGTACTCGACGATCTCGACGCGCGCGGGCTGATCGCGCACTCGACGGAGCGTGACGCGCTTCGTACCGAGCTGTCGGGCGGGTCGATCGCGTTCTATGTGGGCTTCGACCCGTCGGCGCCCAGCCTCCACATCGGCAATCTGCTGCAGTTGTTGACCGCGCGGCGCCTTCAGCTCGCCGGACACCGTCCGCTGATCCTCGTCGGTGGCTCCACGGGCCTCATCGGCGATCCGAAGGAGACCGGCGAGCGCGTGATGAACCCGAAGGAGGTCGTCGCCGAGTGGGTGCAACGCATCCGCGACCAGGTGTCGCGCTACGTCGACCTCGACGGTGAGCACGCGGCGACGGTGGTGAACAACCTCGACTGGACCCAGGAGATCAACGTACTCGACTTCCTGCGCGATGTCGGCAAGCACTTCCCGGTGAACCGGATGCTCGACCGCCAGGTGGTCAGCACTCGTGTCGAGTCGGGCATCAGCTACACCGAGTTCAGCTACGTACTACTGCAGTCGTTGGACTACCTCGAGCTCCATCGTCGGTACGGCTGCGTACTGCAGACCGGAGGTAGCGATCAGTGGGGCAACATCACCGCCGGCGTCGAGCTGGTCCGTCGGGCCGATGGCGACCGGGTGCACGCGATGGCAACTCCGTTGATCACGAAGGCCGATGGCACGAAGTTCGGCAAGACCGAGTCCGGCACTGTCTGGATCGACCCGGAGCTGACCTCGCCGTACGCGTTCTACCAGTCGTGGATCCAGGCGGAGGACGTGAAGGTGGGCGAGTACCTCAAGCAGTTCACGTTTCTCGGCGTCGACGAGGTCGATGCCCTGATGACCGAGCACAGCGAGCGGCCCGGCGCCCGGGCGGCACAGCGACGACTCGCATCCGAGGTGACGCGCATCGTGCACGGCGACGCCGAGACCGACGCCGCGGAGCAGGCCTCGGCCGCATTGTTCGGGCGAGGCGAGCTCGCCGCCCTTCCGGAGTCGACACTGCGGGCCGCTCTGAGCGAAGCCGGTCTCGTCCCGATGGCGGCCGACGACACCGTGCTCGATGCGCTTGTCCGGACCGAGCTCGTCGAGAGCCTCTCGGCAGGGCGCCGCGCAGTCCGCGACGGCGGCGCGTACGTGAACAACGAACGAGTGACCGATCCCGATCTGCCACTCGCAAAGGCCGGCCTGCTCCATGAGCGGTACGGAGTACTGCGCAAGGGGAAGCGATCCGTCGCCGGAGTAGAGGCGCACTGA
- a CDS encoding DNA-3-methyladenine glycosylase produces the protein MSEAQVRERLTRPADEVAPDLLGWTLRHTTQDGTVAIVLTEVEAYLGEADPASHAYRGPTGRNAVMFGVAGHLYTYRSYGIHWCCNVVTGVDGRASAVLLRAGRVVEGHDLARERRGPRVAERALARGPGCLAQALGLSSEQYGADLIGDGPVRLRPGATVDSARVGTGHRVGVRLAADVPWRFWLDGEPSVSAYRRSPRAPA, from the coding sequence ATGAGTGAGGCGCAGGTACGTGAGCGGCTGACGCGACCTGCCGACGAGGTCGCACCCGACCTGCTCGGGTGGACGCTCCGCCATACGACCCAGGACGGCACGGTCGCGATCGTGCTGACGGAGGTGGAGGCCTACCTCGGCGAGGCGGACCCCGCCTCGCATGCGTATCGCGGCCCGACCGGTCGCAACGCGGTGATGTTCGGGGTCGCGGGCCATCTCTACACCTATCGCTCGTACGGCATCCACTGGTGCTGCAACGTCGTCACCGGCGTCGACGGGCGTGCGAGTGCCGTCCTCTTGCGTGCCGGCCGGGTCGTCGAGGGCCACGATCTCGCCCGCGAGCGCCGCGGGCCGCGCGTCGCCGAGCGCGCACTCGCCCGCGGACCCGGCTGTCTCGCTCAGGCGCTCGGACTCAGTAGTGAGCAATACGGCGCGGACCTCATCGGGGATGGTCCCGTACGCCTCCGTCCGGGCGCGACCGTCGACTCGGCGCGAGTTGGGACGGGGCACCGGGTCGGCGTACGCCTCGCGGCGGACGTGCCGTGGCGGTTCTGGCTCGATGGCGAGCCGTCCGTCTCGGCGTACCGCCGCAGCCCGCGTGCGCCGGCGTAG
- the argH gene encoding argininosuccinate lyase, with the protein MSDQKLWGARFEGGPSPELAALSKSTDFDWRLAPYDLAGSRAHARVLARAGLLSDDDLTAMLAGLDALAADVDSGAFTAADGDEDVHSALERGLLERLGSELGGRLRAGRSRNDQVATLFKMYLRDQARTISGLVLDVVEALASHARTHLGVAMPGRTHLQHAQPVLLSHHLLAHAWPLVRDVQRLRDWDARLATDSPYGSGALAGSSLGLDPERVAADLGFDGSSANSIDGTAARDFAAEFGFVTAMIGIDVSRLAEEVIIWATKEFDFVVLHDAYSTGSSIMPQKKNPDIAELARGKAGRLVGNLSGLLTTLKALPLAYNRDLQEDKEPAVDSIETLKVLLPAFAGMIATLRFNTERMEALAPQGFSLATDVAEWLVREGVPFREAHELSGACVRACEAADKELWDLTDADLAEISPHLTPGVREVLSVEGSIASRDGRGGTAPVRVGEQLDELADAVARLRA; encoded by the coding sequence ATGAGCGATCAGAAACTGTGGGGCGCGCGGTTCGAGGGCGGGCCATCACCCGAGCTCGCCGCGCTGTCGAAGTCGACGGATTTCGACTGGCGGCTCGCGCCGTACGACCTGGCCGGCTCGCGCGCGCATGCCCGAGTGCTCGCCCGGGCGGGCCTGCTGAGCGACGACGACCTCACGGCGATGCTTGCCGGCCTCGACGCACTCGCCGCGGACGTCGACTCGGGCGCGTTCACCGCCGCCGACGGTGACGAGGACGTGCACAGCGCACTCGAGCGCGGTCTGCTGGAGCGACTCGGCTCCGAGCTCGGCGGCCGGCTGCGCGCCGGACGGTCGCGCAACGACCAGGTGGCGACGCTGTTCAAGATGTACCTTCGCGACCAGGCACGGACGATCTCGGGCCTCGTGCTCGACGTCGTCGAGGCGCTCGCTAGCCACGCCCGTACCCATCTCGGCGTCGCGATGCCGGGGCGTACGCACCTGCAGCACGCACAGCCCGTGCTGCTGTCGCACCACCTGCTGGCGCACGCGTGGCCGCTCGTACGCGATGTGCAGCGGCTGCGCGACTGGGATGCGCGGCTGGCGACTGACTCGCCGTACGGCTCGGGGGCGCTTGCGGGTTCCTCCCTCGGGCTCGACCCCGAGCGGGTTGCGGCCGATCTCGGCTTCGACGGGTCGAGCGCCAACTCCATCGACGGCACGGCCGCGCGCGACTTCGCGGCGGAGTTCGGCTTCGTCACGGCGATGATCGGCATCGACGTGTCGCGGCTGGCCGAGGAGGTCATCATCTGGGCGACGAAGGAGTTCGACTTCGTCGTACTCCACGACGCGTACTCGACCGGGTCGAGCATCATGCCGCAGAAGAAGAACCCCGACATCGCCGAGCTGGCGCGCGGCAAGGCCGGCCGGCTCGTCGGCAACCTGAGCGGGCTGCTCACGACGCTCAAGGCGCTGCCACTCGCGTACAACCGCGACCTGCAGGAGGACAAGGAGCCGGCGGTCGACTCGATCGAGACGCTCAAGGTCCTGCTGCCGGCGTTCGCGGGAATGATCGCGACCCTGCGCTTCAACACCGAACGCATGGAGGCACTTGCACCGCAGGGGTTCTCGCTCGCGACGGACGTCGCCGAGTGGCTCGTACGCGAAGGGGTCCCGTTCCGCGAGGCGCACGAGCTGTCCGGTGCGTGCGTACGCGCGTGCGAGGCGGCCGACAAGGAGCTGTGGGACCTCACCGACGCCGACCTGGCAGAGATCTCACCGCACCTGACGCCCGGCGTACGCGAGGTGCTGAGCGTCGAAGGATCGATCGCCTCCCGTGACGGCCGCGGCGGTACCGCACCGGTCCGGGTGGGGGAGCAGCTCGACGAGCTGGCCGACGCGGTGGCGCGCCTGCGCGCCTGA
- a CDS encoding arginine repressor codes for MTIPSTKGARQQLVVDLLGRQQVRSQAHLADLLAAEGVDVTQTTLSRDLVELDAVKVRDETGALVYAVPGEGGDRTHIAGTLSHAAQSRLARLAHELLVSADASANLVVLRTPPGAAQFFASAIDHAEGDDLLGTIAGDDTVLVITREPDGGEDVARRFTALAAVAADPQHAGPTARDS; via the coding sequence ATGACGATCCCGTCGACCAAGGGTGCTCGCCAGCAGCTGGTCGTCGATCTGCTCGGGCGCCAGCAGGTCAGGTCGCAGGCACACCTGGCCGATCTGCTCGCAGCGGAGGGCGTCGACGTCACCCAGACCACGCTGTCGCGCGACCTCGTCGAGCTCGACGCCGTCAAGGTGCGCGACGAGACGGGAGCGCTCGTGTACGCCGTGCCGGGGGAGGGCGGCGATCGTACGCACATCGCGGGCACCCTGAGCCACGCGGCGCAGTCGCGGTTGGCCCGGCTCGCGCACGAGCTGCTGGTCTCGGCCGATGCGTCCGCGAACCTCGTCGTGCTCCGCACGCCGCCCGGCGCGGCGCAGTTCTTCGCGTCGGCGATCGACCATGCCGAGGGCGACGACCTGCTCGGCACGATCGCGGGCGACGACACGGTGCTGGTCATCACCCGCGAACCCGACGGCGGCGAGGACGTCGCCCGCCGGTTCACGGCTCTGGCGGCCGTGGCCGCAGACCCGCAGCACGCCGGACCTACCGCGAGGGACTCATGA
- a CDS encoding ornithine carbamoyltransferase — translation MRHFLRDDDITPAEQTAILDLADAFRNDRFHRRPLDGPRSVAVLFDKPSTRTRVSFAVGIAELGGNAVVLDAGATQRGRGEPVADTARVLDRMTDAIVWRTFAQSDLDDMAAVASVPVVNALSDDFHPCQLLADLQVVRQHKGRLAGLTLAYVGDGANNMAHSHLLAGATAGLNVRIGCPESLSPRADVVAAAERIADATDGSVLVTDDIAKAVSGADVVATDTWVSMGQEVERRGESEGRAGRRARQDSDEQSERIQTLRPYAITKETMRLAASDAIVLHDLPAYRGYEIDADVLDGTQSVIWDEAENRLHAQKALLTWLLAEGERG, via the coding sequence ATGAGGCACTTCCTGCGTGACGACGACATCACGCCCGCCGAGCAGACCGCGATCCTCGACCTCGCCGACGCGTTCCGTAACGACCGCTTCCACCGTCGCCCGCTCGACGGCCCGCGGTCGGTGGCGGTGTTGTTCGACAAGCCCTCCACGCGTACGCGCGTCTCGTTCGCCGTCGGCATCGCCGAGCTCGGTGGCAACGCGGTCGTCCTGGACGCGGGCGCGACGCAGCGCGGGCGGGGCGAGCCGGTCGCAGACACCGCGCGCGTGCTCGATCGCATGACCGACGCGATCGTGTGGCGCACGTTCGCGCAGTCCGACCTCGACGACATGGCCGCGGTCGCGTCCGTACCCGTGGTGAATGCGCTGAGCGACGACTTCCACCCGTGCCAGCTGCTGGCAGACCTGCAAGTGGTGCGTCAGCACAAGGGCCGACTGGCCGGCCTGACCCTCGCGTACGTCGGCGACGGCGCCAACAACATGGCGCACTCGCACCTGCTGGCCGGTGCAACGGCCGGGCTCAACGTACGCATCGGGTGTCCGGAGTCACTGTCGCCCCGCGCCGACGTCGTCGCCGCCGCCGAGCGGATCGCGGACGCGACCGATGGGTCGGTGCTCGTCACCGATGACATCGCGAAGGCGGTCTCGGGAGCCGACGTCGTCGCGACCGACACCTGGGTCTCGATGGGCCAGGAGGTGGAGCGGCGAGGAGAGAGCGAGGGACGAGCGGGTCGACGAGCGCGACAAGACAGTGACGAGCAGTCCGAGCGTATCCAGACGCTGCGGCCGTACGCGATCACGAAGGAGACGATGCGGCTCGCGGCCTCCGACGCGATCGTGCTGCACGACCTACCCGCGTACCGAGGCTACGAGATAGACGCGGACGTCCTCGACGGCACGCAGAGCGTCATCTGGGACGAGGCCGAGAACCGGCTGCACGCCCAGAAGGCGCTGCTCACCTGGCTGCTGGCCGAGGGGGAGCGCGGATGA